The sequence below is a genomic window from Campylobacter ornithocola.
TTGATAATAAAGTCAATTTCTGTTCCATCAGCCAAATTTACCTCATAAGAATCTACATCTTGTTTGACATAACCTATACTTACACTATTAAAATAAGTATTTAAAAATTCTTGAGCTTTTTGAGGTAGGGCATTTGGACTAACAACCATATCTGCAAACATAGAACTAGCACAAACTAAACTTGCCAACATTAATTTCATTTTCATTTTTTCTCCTTTAGATAAAAGTTGAAAAAATGATATTGAATGCTTGTGAAATTTATGTGAATTTAATTTTTAAAACCAACTATTTTGTTTTTATCAAAAGAAGATTCTATTTCTTTTTCTATGGTTTGTAAAAAATCACTCATTTTAAAAACACCATCTTTAGAAATAGCTGCTTTTAAAGCGGTGTTTTTTACCACCATGACAATTTGTGCTCCACTTAGTTCATATGAAGCTAGATTTGACAAATCAAAACTATCATCAAATTTAGCATTCTTAGGTAAAGCCTTTTGCCATATCATTAAACGTTGAGAAAAGTCGGGTTTTTTAAATTCTATTTTATAATCAAATCTTCTTGAAAAAGCTACATCTAAGCTCTCTAAAAAATTGGTTGTAGCTATAATTACTCCACTAAAACGCTCAATTTGTTCTAAAAAAATATTTTGCATTTGATTATGCATTTTATCTGCACCAGCACTACTTTCTACCCTAGTACTTAAAAATTGATCGGCTTCATTTAAAAGCAAAATAGGACTTTGCTTACTTGTTTGGCAAAGCTCTTTATAAGTATCAAAAATTTTTCTTACATTTTGTTCGCTCTCGCCTACATATTTACTTAAAATTTTAGAGCAATCAAAACTCAAAATAGATTTTTTCATAGCTTTGGCCATACTTAATGCGCTCATAGTTTTACCTGTGCCAGCAGGACCATAAAAAATTATCTTGGCTTCTATGTTTTTATTTGTTTTTATGCCCCATTTATTTAATCTTTCTAAAACTTTCTTATCTTGCTGTTTTAATATGCTTTCTAACAAATCTTTAGTGCTTTGGGGCATAATAACATCATCTATATTGATATTTGGCTCAATAAGTTCAAAAATATCTTGCTCCTTAACTAAATTTTGTAATTTAATTTTTTTATTTTTTTTTGGTTCTTTAAAATTAATAATCCTTTGTAAAATATCATCACTTAAATAAAATATCTTAGAAATATCCCCCAAAGAATTGACAAATTCATCATATTCTAAAAGATTTGAACTAAGCAATTTAGAATCTTCTTCTAATAAAGCTTTATTTTTTTGCTTTTGCGTCTCATCTTCACTAATTAAATGGAGTAAAAAGTTATAATCTCTACTATAAGAATTTTCTGTATTGAGTAGATATTCTTCTTTTAATAAACTAATAAATATCAAACATTCTTTTTCATTTAAAGCATATTCTTTAAAAATCTCTGCTAAAACATTAGGAATTTTACTTTTCTTTAAACATTCTTTAATATAAGCTTCAAAGACAGATATATCATCTTTTATGTTTTTACTCTGAGAACTCTTAGCAAAAAAACGTAATCTTTGATAAAGTTCAATTTTAAAAAATTCATCTTTCAAATACGCAATATGATCTTCATAAACTTTATCTTGCATAAAATCTTGTATAGTTTTATTTTCCAAAACCTGTAAAAAAACTTCACTTAAGCTTACATCACATTGCAACAAATTTAAAAATAAACTTGAGTTTTTACTTGCTTTAAAATCAGAATAAATTTGAATAATAAAGCCTTTTTCTATGAGACTTTTAAGATCTTTTAAATGGTCTAAATACTCATACTCATCATTTTTAAAAACTTCACTAAGCAAACTATAAGCATTTATACTTGCACTAGCTTGTAGATAATTTTTACATAGATGTTTTAAAATTAAAATCTCATCTTCATTACAATGCAGATTTTTATAAATAGTACTTTTAAAAGTATCATTAAGAAAAAGTTTTAAATCTTTCATATTGTCCTTTAACTCTATAATGATTTCATACTAAATTTAACTTTGGATTTTTTTTCATTAAAACTCATATATCCATTGCAAACTTCATAAAAAATATCATAATTTTTACTCATAATCTTTTGGGTAAAACCACAAGAGGTGATTTGTTTATTTTTTCCATAAAAAATAGGTTTTTTAAGAATTAAATCTTGTAAAAAATCATCATAGTATTCATAATTAAAAAATCTTTTATTAAAAAGTATTTTTGTATAACAAACGCCATTAATACAAATTTTATCAGTAATTTTTAATTCAAACAAGACTTTAGAGCTATTATAAAATTCTAATTTAGTTAGATTTTTTCCCTCATATAAAAAACCATAATCAGCAAATTTTATTTGTGGTGTTTTTAAAATAATATAAGTGCTTTGCGATTGTATTTTAGTTTTTAAAGCACAAGAACTTAAAAGCACACAAATAAAACATAAAAATACTATCTGAAATAAATTTTTCATTTAAGATTTTTAAAACTAAGATTGAGTTCTAAGTCTAATTCTTTAACTATTTTCATGACATTTTGTAAATCATCAATTTGCTTACCAACTACGCGAATTTCATTACCTCTAATACTTGAAGTTACTTTTAGCTTGCTATCTTTTATAGCTTTATTAATCTTCTTAGCACTATCAGTATCAATAGCGTCATTAACTTTTAAGTTCAATCTAAAATTTGCTCCGTTTTCCCTGCTTAGCTCTTTAATACCATTAGGGTTTATCCCTCTTTTAATAAGTTTTGAAATAACAATATCTTTTAACACTTCAAGCTTTGCTTCACTAGAGCAAATAAGTTTATAAATACTTTCTTTTTCATTTAACTCTATTTCGCTTTTAATGCCTTTTAAATCATATCTACCATCAAGCTCTTTTTTGGCTTGCTCTAAGGCATTTTTTAATTCTTGCTTATCGATTTCTCCGCTAATATCGAAACTATGCTCACTTGCCATTTTCTATAAACTCCTTAAGATTATTAAATACGATTTGGACTAAATTTTGTATGGATTCTTCACTTGCCCATGCAACATGTGGAGTGATGATTAAATTTTCTTTATTTTTTATACCAAGTAAAGGGTGATTTTTAATCATAGGTTCTATTTCAAGCACATCAAGCCCTACTTTGATGTTTTTCTCATTCATAATTTGAGCTAAATCTACTTCATTGATGATTCCACCACGCCCCACATTAATCAAAACAGCTTCATCTTTTAAAAGCATTAGTTCTTTTTTACTTAATAAATTTTTTGTTTTATCATTTAAGGGCGCATGAATACTAATTACATCACAAGTTTTTAAAAGCTCTTCAAGATTTACTTTTTCATACTCATCATTAAAATTAGTTCCTGAGGTAGAATAATAACAAATTTTAGAACCAAACATTTGAGAAACCTTAGCTACTTCTCTACCTATAGCTCCAAGTCCTATAATGCCATGTTTTTTACCTGTTAAAGTATGCAAGGTCCTACTAAAATCGCAAAACATTTCACTCTCGCACCATTTGCCTTCTTTACTCCATTTATCATAATGTGGAATTTGATTTAAAAAAGCAAAAAGTAAAGCAAAAGTATGACTTAAAACACTTTTAGTAGAATAACTAGCTGCATTTTTTACTAGTATACCTTTAGAATTTGCATAAGCTACATCTATGTTATTTACCCCTGTACCAAGTTGTAAAATAAGCTTTAAATTAGTTTTATCTATCACTTCTTTATCGATGATGATTTTATTTATCATCACAACTTGTGCATTAGCTATTCTTGCAATAACCTCATCTTTAGAAGTTAGGTCATAACTTACAAACTCGCCAAAACTTTTAAAAACAGATAAATCTGCTCCACCCAAAGTAGCAGCATCTAAACATACTATTTTCATTAATCTTTTACTATATGTCCTACAAATTTAGAATAATTATCAAGTACCAAACCACCTTTTCTAAAACCTAATCCACAACCCTCATAAGCAAAGAAAACTCCTGCTTGATAATAATCATTTTCGTTTTGATTAAACTCAGCAAATTCTTGATATACAAAGCGGTTGTTTTGATAACTTCCCTTTGTTTCAAAGCTTACATCACCATTAGCTTCTATAATAGAAACATTTGCTCCTTCTCTACCAAAGACAGGTTTTTTAACACATTTTTTACCCACTAAAGGCTCATCGCTAGTTTCTAGCAATAAAGGGTGATTTGGATAAAGTTCCCATAAAATCTTCATTATACCCTTGCTTTGAAAAAGCAAAGTATAAGCAGGATTTAAAATAATTGCTTTTTGA
It includes:
- a CDS encoding ATP-binding protein, which translates into the protein MKDLKLFLNDTFKSTIYKNLHCNEDEILILKHLCKNYLQASASINAYSLLSEVFKNDEYEYLDHLKDLKSLIEKGFIIQIYSDFKASKNSSLFLNLLQCDVSLSEVFLQVLENKTIQDFMQDKVYEDHIAYLKDEFFKIELYQRLRFFAKSSQSKNIKDDISVFEAYIKECLKKSKIPNVLAEIFKEYALNEKECLIFISLLKEEYLLNTENSYSRDYNFLLHLISEDETQKQKNKALLEEDSKLLSSNLLEYDEFVNSLGDISKIFYLSDDILQRIINFKEPKKNKKIKLQNLVKEQDIFELIEPNINIDDVIMPQSTKDLLESILKQQDKKVLERLNKWGIKTNKNIEAKIIFYGPAGTGKTMSALSMAKAMKKSILSFDCSKILSKYVGESEQNVRKIFDTYKELCQTSKQSPILLLNEADQFLSTRVESSAGADKMHNQMQNIFLEQIERFSGVIIATTNFLESLDVAFSRRFDYKIEFKKPDFSQRLMIWQKALPKNAKFDDSFDLSNLASYELSGAQIVMVVKNTALKAAISKDGVFKMSDFLQTIEKEIESSFDKNKIVGFKN
- a CDS encoding D-2-hydroxyacid dehydrogenase — protein: MKIVCLDAATLGGADLSVFKSFGEFVSYDLTSKDEVIARIANAQVVMINKIIIDKEVIDKTNLKLILQLGTGVNNIDVAYANSKGILVKNAASYSTKSVLSHTFALLFAFLNQIPHYDKWSKEGKWCESEMFCDFSRTLHTLTGKKHGIIGLGAIGREVAKVSQMFGSKICYYSTSGTNFNDEYEKVNLEELLKTCDVISIHAPLNDKTKNLLSKKELMLLKDEAVLINVGRGGIINEVDLAQIMNEKNIKVGLDVLEIEPMIKNHPLLGIKNKENLIITPHVAWASEESIQNLVQIVFNNLKEFIENGK
- a CDS encoding YajQ family cyclic di-GMP-binding protein; the protein is MASEHSFDISGEIDKQELKNALEQAKKELDGRYDLKGIKSEIELNEKESIYKLICSSEAKLEVLKDIVISKLIKRGINPNGIKELSRENGANFRLNLKVNDAIDTDSAKKINKAIKDSKLKVTSSIRGNEIRVVGKQIDDLQNVMKIVKELDLELNLSFKNLK